From Impatiens glandulifera chromosome 7, dImpGla2.1, whole genome shotgun sequence:
GTTGTAGGATTTATCATGTATATCATAGTATGTACACGTTTAGATGTTgcatatattttaaacatttatcaCATATAACAATCAATGTTTGTAGAAACATAGTGGAGTACATATAAGAATATCATGAAGTACTTGAGAAAAACAAAGAATGATATCTTAATATATGAGGATACGGAAATTTGATTGTATAAGACTATATTGATAAAAACTTTTAGACTTAAAGTCTCAATCAAGTTATGTCTTCATCCTTAATAGAGGAACTATGAGCTGAAAGAGTCTCATGTagtatatattagattttacaATAGACACTTAGTACATAATAGTGTAGCAATAAATGAGACCGTTCGGATGAGAAAGTTCCTAGATGAACATTGTGATGTTCATAGCATTTTAGTATCTAttgatatctatatattttgaaaacaatgaTGTCATAGCCTATATAAAGGAACCGACTTCTAACTCCAAATATAGACATATTATGAATAATTGTCAGCTTAAGACACATCATCACTATAAGTGAAATTAATATGTAATAGGTATATATTAATGACAGGATTACAGATCTATTGACAATGTTTAAGCTTAGGCCCTGACGTGAGAGTCACACTAGACCTAAGGGTCTCAAACGCATTGAAGAATGTCCTagagtttgtttttttatttataagtgttagacagtaattttatatttgacttAATGGTTTTATGATAGGATATTTCatccttatttattatttaatggatattaaataatatatctaaataattcattattaataaatgggATAACTTTAAATGATCTGGTGAATGAAACCCCAttaaatgaattgatttttttattataaaatatttatagtcactatatcatcaaataagataTGAAGAGATAGTTGTATTTGCACATTTGTTTAATGACAAGTGAGAAATGGAAGAAATTGtctcctttaatttaatgtgtaatgaataattttggataaaacaattattaaaaatattttaatttaattattttaagagttGTAGTGCTCTGCTAGATGCCAAATGAAATAAGGTAAGAATCTCTAACTAATAGAGTTTAGTTTATTGAGGTAACACACTACACTAAGAATTGAGTATTAGATTAAAGCAAATAATGggttgattattaataaatatatcagatattattaattataaatatattgtttatttatgaaataaataaatatatataatttaatgggTTAAATTATAccattaagattttaaaataatattatttatgtataaaataaataatatataattaaatagtttaattatggtcttaaaattttaaagaatatattaacaatttataaaataatataatataatcaaaagGTAATTAAGGAagaattgtaatatttttaatattctctttttaaatattttatgaccTATTTCTTAAAAAAGATGGTAAGTTACATGAGATTACCATCTTTTCAATTAAACAATAGTGAGTGTTATCCTTGTTCATTCGTTTAAGGAGTCGAAGGTAAGAAGGTCTAACCGAGCTTGTGTGAACTAATGAACAACACGTGAGGTTCTTATCTCCTTTGGTACCAATAGGACTGAACCAGTTCACACATTAACATGAATTTTCTAATAACAATACGCATTAACGATCTTATCAATTTAACAAATAGATCATGAGATTAGGTGTTAGATTTTGATATGAAATTCCACTTAAAACCTAATAATCACAATATATAACTTGAATCAAACTTTATGATGCATACATTAGTTACTTAAACACAACATGTATGTCTTCTTACAAAATGTAAATAACTTGTTTCAAAGTTACTTATGTAGAGAGTAAAGGCGCATTTATTCTATAAATGGCGGCATCAGCGAGAGGTTAATGACTGGAATGTCTATCTGTAATCCCTATTTCTTccctttcttttttttttaatttttattttgagccAAAAATAACTTTAGCCCATAACAATGTGATATGTTAAATGTTTATGTATAGGATTAGCTATGATCTAAGGTCTCGCGTATAAttgtgcatatatatatatatattttaaataaataatatttttttggtatattatcatatatagtgGCCGTCATCAAGATTTCAATAGTCAACAACATGATCATGCAATATGGAATGTTACCAGTGTTGAGAGTAATGTCTATCAGTAATCTTACTTCTCTCTCattctcattttctttttctttttaaagcaAAAGATGAagccaattaattatttaccaaCCTGGAAGGACTAGCTTTGATTTAAAAAcagtttatttgaattagatcttgcatttactttatatatatataaaacttagaAAGTTGTTTAGTcaaatttcaatctttttttattataaaatattttaaaattttattttatgtttgagtTCAAAGGTTTTGGTTTGGAAGAGTTAGATCCAAAGTttgtagatttatttttttactttttttaaacatgtttatttaaaaggttacaAGGGTTGGTAATTTTGAAGACTTGGAGATTTGTTTTAGTATAAAACTTAAAtggttttaatatataataacaaaataaaaaataaaaaataataataaaaaataaatataatttaagattttgattaataaattgattgataTAACGATATCTTTAATTTGGTATTTAATTTGGTATTGTGATGAATATCCTCATTTAGTTTGATACTatttagattaatatattgtacatcctattatattttattctctataattattttgaattaaaatggtctttgatttaaatgattaatttatagttatacaaacaaaaaaataatttaatttattactgtAATTAAAagtcatttcttaaatttaaaatatgcattaaatttatattatttatatatatattataaatatgataatttaaaatatattttttatcttattaatcTATTGTTGTCTCTTAAACTTATCCCAACAAATTTATAactcctaaaataattttttttgcatATGATATGCTGCTCATAAATTATAGATTTTgtagatttgtttttaaaaaattgtatattaagAAAGATAAATAGAAAATAGTCATGTTAAAACGATTCtgcaaaatatttcatttttgtgtttatcttgattaatttcacatttttatgagttaaataagttattccttaaattaaaatatgcataaaatctGAATCATATCTACATGTATTAATACTAAACAATTGATGTCTTATCTCTTTACTAAAATTTAACATCTTATTCATATCTTTCTTATCTCGTTAGATATCtattttatctcttaaatttCATCACTATAAATCtactttaagtatttttttgtgtgtgatatgttattcataaatttatgattgtgttaaattttcttgttttaaaaaagtataCTTAAAGTTCTTAAAGTAACATAAATGGaagataattatatttaaataaaaatatttctacaaaatatatactttttatcGTTGTATCtccacatttatataaaatataagtgtatttatttctcaaaatccATCGATAATTATACCTACACATAATTGCacctataaattaattaaaaatattatttctaaataatcatTTTGTCAATCCTCATAAAAAGAACATAATAATATGGATGGTTTAGGGttatttgcaaaaaaaaaattatttttttttaagagtttaagttataaataatattatttaagtgtGTATTTAGGtattaagttataaaaatagGAAAAGAAACATCAAAACATAATAAACCATATTCTTCatgcataaaatttataaatatatattaaatttaaattagcaTCTTCAcccattaattataaataatattaattaatcatatataatttttacattttaaacttttaaacttTACAAATTACTCCAACGAAGATTTCCGTGCGATACATATAGACAAaaatataaaccaaataaaattaataaaaaaattataataatatatattatttaattttttttataaatcacgaataatacattaaaataaaatacttttatttcacattttattcgtttcgataaaacaactcatcttctcacatattgtTTTTCTCATTGAACTTCTTATCTATTTACCATATACTTTTACTtcggttaatcaaatatttgattcatattttttaacatttagcatCATAATCTCACaatttggttaatcaaatatttgttcatatttttttaaccactttgaATTGTTACAAGCCAATTATccatcggcaaaccacatctcaatcacacttagttaaagtgttatacttgtttttgttatgttgtaagttcgaaacatacatatatcatttttcattttatttttaaccgttttaaatttatgggtgggtcaacccataatttgacccaagtatcaatttactctcacatatatatccaaattaactacaacacTCGACCCATCAATCTagactttaaaattaagcatcaatatatatatatatatatatatatatattaattagataaaaaattgaaattatatcgtTAAGAATGTTCCGCGATCATCAAATTTagttagcctagttggtaaagagttgtacttgtttttgttaggttttaagtttgaaacatacttatagcatttttaatcattttaagtttatgggcaggtttacccacaatccaactcgaatattcatttactctcacatatatatatatctaaattaactacAGGTCTCAACCCGGTAAtccagatattttaaaattaagcatcattatgtatatatatagagatgTGAAGTTGAGTATAAAGTCCTCTatcaattaaacattttaataaattttttttttaagaaataagtaGTAATCTTCAACATAACATGATTATACGtgacaataattaaattgttcaattaatatattcaattattcaaataaaaaaattgataaaatgtttcaaagttaaatttagtatttttaatatatatatttttaatcttgaaaactaattcaactaaatatatttttattaataaaaattgaactcataaacttcattatattaaaaaagattcaTATCACTTGAtctattaattcaattttactatatattaattaaaaaacaaccaaaaatatttattttgttggctcttaaaataaattcaaactttGATAAATTATGTACtcttaataaaattcaatttttcttatcaCATAGTGAAATAtctaatcttaaataaatttaactgaatatttttacttaaaaataaaatcaaaatgattattACTGGCGGCACAAGCTAGCCATTCTacttaaaaatgattattactGACGGCACAAGCCAGTCCTTCTAAAACATAAATTCGAATAAAAAACTTTAAGTAgttgatttcaaaataatttataaaatagtttgttttaagcaaaatcttaattaattatctatcaTCTTCTCTTTCGCATTAAATTTGAATCCAtcaaaaaataaagtgttttgAAGCAAAATCTCAACTTgttatccttctttttcatgTTATTCTCTAACTCATGAGCTTGCCCGAAAAATATAGAAACGAATATATGTTTTAAGCATATGTAGATCAGAGataatgaaagagaaatatatttgGTCTAATGGAGGATGGAATAGAGTCTTCAAACATGACAGTGGTATGCAATTATAAATATTGCATGTCCACacttctctttattttattattttataaatacatttacttTTTTTGGAGGGCTTCGGACATAACATGGAATTGGGTATCAATGAACTACATTTCATGGAAAGGTTCGAAATGCTCAAATGAACCCAAGAAAAGTATCAAACTACCAATTTTCCAATAATATTGCTCAAGATTGGCACTTGGGAGGTGAGGGTTTTTGTTGGATCACAAAAACTTGTTTTCCATTGACTGACTATGTTGTTGTGTTTAGTTATATTTACTTTCTTCTAAaccatttacaattttttttacaatttgttataataattattgGGTTAAAACTCTTTTGACTCTCCTTAAGTGGTTGAtcatataatcttttttttaaataatatttggaaTTGCACTAATactaattaacttaaataaataattatgataggatcgacttaatcaatagagatgggggtctggcgattgatgaaggcttatgaaaaacggtttgaaagaaatcttgttagggatttaattcacgcaaacccttgtaaacacttgaaacagaatcaagtgcagaaatgtttacataggtttgaagcttaggaacaagaatgagaagatgacagaaagtaacaacacatcagtttgtttatggatgttcggagcaaactctcctacgtcgccccttcttccaaccacaggaaagattcattataatatgctttgaatcaaatatagtttgcaCGAATAACTCACTGTTGAAAAGaccagactctgttcaacttacaatctgatgaagattatcactcagctaaaacgatgctttgattgTAACTCCCTCTTggtaaacacacagtaaagtaAGAAAGTAGCGAACAGTTTGACAGAATGAATGGATCGATTAATTTCACTCTCTGTAATTCCAGTAAGCAAGAtagttcttccgttgtccttgagaatctgtaaatatgaacaggtaccaacggtcaaatctttataatgacacgtggcgagcttccattggaatgcctccatagtacacagcagactctgaatacaagaatcgtggccgtacacaataggtagtgcgccgaatattcttcagaaatgtacctgcaaaataaaTACCGTAAAGGATATTCGCTTAATTGGCATTGGTTGATTGATTGCAgctagctgttgtactaatcttcactagaaaatggagcaagagtagcgtacagctagagcacgtgggtaggcgggtgctagcttcaagcaacttcttaagcaaggcattagacatatttcaattagacaacctcgtctaatgaaatcaaacgtcccagTCTAATAGCTtgatctattagaccacctggtctaatgaaattagacttcacgtataattacaatcactttagactaatctgaaggagttagataacacgtctaactttcactagttagactgcacgtctaactatcacattccattagattgcacgtctaactccacgagttagactacacgtataatcACGGatccacttcagactaatctgaagaagttagactacacgtctaactttcacattccattagactgcacgtctaactctacgagttagactgcacgtctaattacggttccacttcatactagtctaaaggagttagactacacgtctaactttcaccagttcgactgcacgtctaactttctctttccatttagactgcatgtctaactccatgagttagattgcacgtctaattacgagttcattagactgcacgtctaactccatgagttagactgcacgtctaattacgagttcattagactgtatgtctaactccacgagttagactgaacgtcgaataccgcttagttagactgcacgtctaactctctccagttagactatacgtctaactccgtgcatcTAAAGCCAAATCGGtttaatgaacctcattagagccaagtctaaTGTAATCTATTTTCGATACAtctgcatcaaaaacaattagacgcatatataatccattcatcattttatcatcaaaattccgatagtcaaactatttcaacactcagtcaaaataatttgacccaacaatttccccctttttgatgatgagattgaaactttgcataattaacaaattaagcattcatcatataaatgtagggtaaaacttgttcatccatcaCACATAAccatttttcaaaaaccaatattcagaaacatagtttaaaagttaacaaagtaggagaaaggagattattgttcttcacttttcactcgaggatcgaCAGGGAAACAAGTTCGTTCATAGCTCATCCCTTCACCCGTCATCTCTTAACCGGTTAGCAAATTGCGAAAAGAAGGAAGAGCACGtccaccacgatcaccgccacTAGTACGACCTCCGCGATCACTACTAGATTTCCCACCACGACCACCACTACTGCTTCGGCCTCCGCGATCaacaccgcttcgacctccgcctcttttagttggccttgGATTTTCATCATTGGTTGGCGCTCGCTTAGATCTGGTGCCGGTTGATATACAGTCATCTCTTCTACTAGGCTCACCTTGAGTGATACGAGTCTGTTCTTTCTCAGCATCAGCTTTAGCATTCATTTTagcttgaaatttccttgcaatggagtcgGCATACTCCAATGTTTCATCATCAGATCTTCTCAGGCTACCTTGATTTTCAATCATCCGACTCTTAAATAACTCCATTGATTCCATGATCTCACGATGATTATCAAGATTTATTTGACTTTCAAGACTCATCATTTCCGATTGACGACTGAAGAGctgcttttcaaatttggagaaatttgaatttgacacatgagtctcatacgtattcttcTTCAGTGTACTATCCAACTCTTTAAGGATTTTGACATATTCAGCGAAttcttttctttcctctttctgGGTTTTCAAAACCTTTACCATATTTGATCCCATAGTTAccacattcttctgaagagaggTAAGAAGAGATGTCATCGACTTCAGAAGCTTGGTATCATCAGTAGAAGATCCTTAATTAGATGAATTATCTTGTGAGTCTGCTGCCATGCTATAAATAGGATTAAATTTGGTGGGAATCTGCAGGGATTGCTCGGATTCATCCTTCTCAGACTCATTTCCAGTTTTATTctactcttcttcttccaactccTCTTCTGCTCTCTGAACTCTTTCATACAGATTACCCTTGTTGTGAAGTGGATTGAGAATATTTTCATAGATGTTaccaacattaatatcaagaaATGGTAGAGGCTTGACAATTCTagcattttgatcatgtttccCCTTAGATGAGGATCTTTCTTCGCCATCTTTGTCTTTTGAGGGCTCCCCCTCAGATCTAATAATCTCAGGCTGACTAACTTCAGCCCCCTTTTCTTGAGATCCCTCTGTTCTGACATCAGTGGATTTCACTACCTCTTTTTCATTGGGAGTTTGAACAATCTCctcaacaatttcttcctcATGAATTACAAGATCTTGGACCGACTCTTGaataatctcttcttcttcttctaaggaAGGATTCTCTTGAATGGGTTTCTTATCTTGCTCGACAACGGGTTGAGCCAGTAAACGTCTTTCTTCTACAAAGAAATTTCCAAGCTCTATTAGAAGATCAACAACTTGCTCATCTGTATTAGCATGATCAGCAGAGATATCCATTGGTTCATCTTCATCGGAGAATTTACCAAAATAGCTAACTCCTGAACAATTAGCTCCATTAACATATCGAGTGACTACAGAAAGATAGTCAGCCATGATCATATCTAATCTCTTTAAAACATTCGCTTCTACTTCAACACCTTTCTCAATAGGATTGAAATTTGCTTTTCTGGCTTCGAGGATGAAAAATAGTGCTTTTCCTCTTAGACATGCTTTGATAAGGTCCTTTCTCTTTAGAGCTTCAGACACCTTCGGAGTTTTATTCCATTTGAGAACCTTCTTTTCATTTGCTACAATCTTACGCCATTGACTACTTATTCCTGAACCTGTGATGATCTCATCATACTGGATTGACAATCTGTTCTGGATCCAAGTGTCAAAGATTTCCATCTTCTCAGCAGATATGGCTTTAACCTGattcatcatgaggtcaacaatgcatgttgcctcaGAAACATCTTCACTTTCTTCAGTTACAATATCTTTCCCTTTTCCAACAGCCTCAACAGATTTTGGAgagggtcttggttcaccaaataCAATTCCACACGACTGTCTTGTGGAACGCATCAATTTATAAGCTGATTGTGGTTTCTTGAAAAGTCTAGGAGGAAGCTCGCCTCGAGTGAGCTTCCCGGTTACTATGGAATGTTTTAAATTGAGATTTGAGGAAGAAGGGTCTCTGACAGAAACAGAGGAAGCCTTTACGGCAGTatcaccagcaacaagggtaaggacTACACCTTGTTCAGGTTGAAAAAACTATGAAACACCAGCGGCTACTGGATCAGGTTGGCGAACAGGAGATTCAGTCCTGTCAATATTCACAATATTTGGACCAGCTGATTCAACAGCAGGCCGTGCAGCAGATTCTTTTTcaggaataaaaacagatttatCGTGTTCCATCACAAGAACATCAAATTTGGGCACACCGACCAGAGGTTGAGAAGAAGTTACCTTTGATGACACcttcatcgatttagacgcACGGGGCGCCTTAGACATGTCACCTTTTGAGACAGATGACCTTGAGGATCTCCGCAACTGACTAGCAGCCGGAGACAAGGCAGATAATGGAATACTTGCAAGTTCAATTGGACCTTGCCTGACTCTATAATCGACTGTTTCATAATCCTTCTTTGAAGAGCTTCTTAGgctagtagaactagcctctAATTCGTTGACTTTTTTCGATCTCTTTGCTCCTGTCGACATGATGGAAGCGACTAGTTGTCTGGATCTAGTAACCGATTTTCCACTTGTCTGTTGGCTAGAAGCACCTGAAGGCGATTCCTTAAGGTTTTTCATTCTGAACAGGGTGTTGGCGACTGTGAAAACAGTATACACCTTGTTCGAGTTGATTTGTTCAGGTTCACCCATCGGAACCACCAAATGATCTAACAAACGGCTTAGTTGTGCAACGAAAGTTATACTTTTCTTGTTCTCCTGGTTGATGGAGAAGCAGAGATTCTGAAATAATGTTAAGGCCCAGTTGACCTGGATCCCCATTGAAATGGCACACATATATTCAAATctatcttgactatagagattgaatgaTCCAGCCTTCCCTTGAAGCGCTTTTTCCACCacattatttaacaaaataaattgtggTTTAAGGACTTTCTTACTTCCATTTAGTCGAATCGCCGAGCCATCGGCAAATAAaaccttcttcatttcttccattACTTCTGATGACAGATGCCTATTGAAAGTATGACCCTCCGacggaagttcgaagaactctGCGTAAGAGGCTTCGTCGAACGAGATCTCCGTAAAATTAATAGTGTCTACAATGGAATCGCCCATTGTTGCAGTTTGAAAGAACTCCCGAACTTCCTTCTCGTGAAAGATGAATGGACCGCCAAGATATTTTCCGAGACCGGAATACTCGAGGGTTCTGAATATATCGACCACTTTCTGCTGATCGAAAGAATAGACTGATGGGAAATCAATctgcaaagtacaatgacccaacatgattctcttgttcaccattttcaGTAGAATATGAACCGACACAAGATTAGCACAGATTTTGGAGAGAGAAAggcaaagaaatctagggttcttagaaatcttAAGTGAAAAAAAGAATTCAATCTCATGTAAGAATTTCCTTATATAGACTATCAAGAGTCATATAGGATAACCGTCatttttcctaggggtatggcccatcatttaaaattagacgtcctttccaaagagtcatcattataatgagggtatat
This genomic window contains:
- the LOC124909616 gene encoding protein nemuri-like produces the protein MMSLESQINLDNHREIMESMELFKSRMIENQGSLRRSDDETLEYADSIARKFQAKMNAKADAEKEQTRITQGEPSRRDDCISTGTRSKRAPTNDENPRPTKRGGGRSGVDRGGRSSSGGRGGKSSSDRGGRTSGGDRGGRALPSFRNLLTG